One Archangium violaceum genomic window, GGCCCATACCTGTCCGTCCTCGCGCGTCTCCAGGGTACCGCTGACGAGGTAGGTGAAGCCGGCCTGCTTGTGGCGCCCATCGTCGAGGCGGACGCGCACGCGTTGGCGCTCCTCGGAGACTCCCTGGTGGCGCAACAGGAGCGGGCGGGCGAATTGGTCGAAGGCCACGGTGGCGGCGCCAGGGGTGCCGGGGAGCACGACGACGGCGGTGGTGCCGAGTCTCGCCACGGCCACGGGCTTGCCGGGTTTGAGGGCCACGCCGTCCACGAGGAACGAGGCCCCCAGCTCGGAGAGCACGTGCTTCACGAGGTCCTTCTCTCCCACGGAGGCGCCGCCCGTGGTGACGAGCACGTCGGCCTCGCCCGTCAGTCGCCGCAGGGTGGAGCGCAGCGCGTCGGCGTCATCCCGGGCGCGCTCCAGGGAGACCACGTGGGCTCCGGCCTCGCGAGCCAGGGCGGCGACGAGGACGAGGTTGCTCTCGTACACTTGGTGGGGGAGGGCGGGCGTGCCGGGGGAGACGAGCTCGTCTCCGGTGGCGAGCACGGCGACGCGCGGAGGCGGGCGCACGAGGACATGGGTATCGCCCATGGAGGCGAGCACGCCGAGCACGGAGGCCTCGAGCCGCTGTCCGGCGCGGATCAGGAGCGTGCCGGCGAGCAGATCCTCCCCGGTGGGGCGGATGTCCTTGCCCGGCGGGACGCCGACGCAGATGTCGACGAGCCCCGCCTCCGGGACGACGGTGGCCTCCTGGCGCACGATGGCATTGGCGCCCTCGGGGAGTGGCGCGCCGGTGAAGATGCGTGAGGCCTCGCCGGGCTGGAGGACGCGCGAGGGCAGGTGACCGGCGTAGATGGTATCCACGACGCGCAGGCGCGCGGGGCGGTCGCGGTTGACGTCGGAGGTGTCCTCGGCGCGGACGGCATAGCCATCCATGGCGGAGACAGGGCAGCCGGGGAGCGAGCGCGCGGCGATGACGTCCCGGGCGAGGAAGCGGC contains:
- a CDS encoding molybdopterin molybdotransferase MoeA; this translates as MSLASLATARTTALDALSPAPPVRMPLLEALGRFLARDVIAARSLPGCPVSAMDGYAVRAEDTSDVNRDRPARLRVVDTIYAGHLPSRVLQPGEASRIFTGAPLPEGANAIVRQEATVVPEAGLVDICVGVPPGKDIRPTGEDLLAGTLLIRAGQRLEASVLGVLASMGDTHVLVRPPPRVAVLATGDELVSPGTPALPHQVYESNLVLVAALAREAGAHVVSLERARDDADALRSTLRRLTGEADVLVTTGGASVGEKDLVKHVLSELGASFLVDGVALKPGKPVAVARLGTTAVVVLPGTPGAATVAFDQFARPLLLRHQGVSEERQRVRVRLDDGRHKQAGFTYLVSGTLETREDGQVWARIRSQDFGQHLQNVGAEGYAVLPPGRADFAPGDEVDFERFDRPRFLPVEP